The genomic stretch GCCCGAACAGATCCAGACCATGGCAGACATGGCTGCTTGATAAACCGCAGTTCAGTAGTGAAATTGCCACAATGGCCGGACTTCTCAGCTTCACATTTGCAACAGTAAATGATGGCCGCCCATACTGGGGTACGCCTTTTGATACTTTGGAAAATGTCAACTGGGATGGAATCGAAAAACAGGCCGATCTAGTAGAAGGGTTAGTCAGAAGTATATCTGCAGCGACAGTGCCGCTTACAACCAAAAATCCGCGCAAAGGTTTTGCGCTGGTTAATGGTAAAGCTCGTTTCGTAAGACAGGGTGAACTATTCGCTGATCAGGCAGCACCGGATACAATTTTCATGTCCTTTCAGGGCAACACTAGGTTTTACTCTCTAGCCGACATGGCAGGAGACTTTAAAGTTAGCGGGGTTGCGTCAAGTAAGCTCGTTCAGGCAAAGCTTATTATTGAAGGTTACAAATACAACCCCGACGGCAGAATAATCTGGGCTATTGACAAAAAGCAGACAGGCAAAAGCGCATACAGACTTAAAATGCGCCGACTTGATATGGAAACTAAAGTTGTCATGTTTGCATGTACGCAGACAACTTTATTTGACCTGCTGACTCCAAGAACTTTCAGATACATGACCAAAGTTGAAGTACTGGATGGTGCGCGAGATGCAGACCCTATGCATTATTGGTACAGCCGCATTGATACCCGTTCTTCCACAATTGCCAGTGTTTTTCTTGAACCGAATGTACCGCTCAAGATGACCCTGTCTGATTCCGTACTGAACCGGAAGATGATTCTCATCCATTCCACGCCCCAAGATACCGGAGGTAATGGATATAACTTAAAAGAATGGCCCATTATCCCTGCGACCAATCACAGAGCGGCCTCAGATATGTGGAACCTTCTCAAACCGAGAATCGCAAACCTTGAAGATCACGGTATTGTTAACCAGCGAATTAGAACCTTAGAAAAGCAAGGAACAGAAGCTCTTGCTAGGTCCAATAAGGCGTGGAAAGACCGCCAGTATGACGATTTCATGGAAAACTCACGCACAGCGTGGGCCTTAGCTTCAAGAGTATATCTTGATGTAGACCAAACACAAAAAGACGTTCTTGTCGGTGTTCTGTTTTATATCGCGCTATTCATACCCTTTGCATACTGTATAGAAAGAGTAATTTTTGCGTTCGCCGACATTCATAAAAGAATTTTAGGATTCCTTGGCATATTGATGACTGTTATTGGGCTCATTTATATGGTCCATCCGGCATTCCAGCTCACCTATAGTCCCATGGTGGTAATATTAGCCTTCTTCATCCTCGGACTATCTATAATGGTGTCGTTGATCATCTTTTTCAGGTTCGAAAAAGAAATGATTCTATTGCAACAACGAGCGCACAGGACAAGTACGTCTGAAATCAGTAAATGGAAGGCTTTCACGTCTGCATTTGTGATTGGCGTCAGTAACTTGCGCCGAAGGAAAATAAGAACTTTCCTGACATGCCTGACGCTTACCATTCTAACATTTACGATCATGAGTTTTACTGCGGTAAAATCTCTAAGAGAACACACCTACGTTCTTTTCAGTGAAAACCAGCCTTATTCCGGTATATTCATGAAAAATCTGGGTTGGAAGGATCTGCCTCGCGAAACACTTGGAATAGTAAGTAACGACTTCCAGGAAAACGGCATTGTAGCTCCGCGCGGCTGGCTTGAATTAAAAGATAAAACTATCTCAGCAAGTACCCCTGTAAGTTTTGAAGGTAAACATGAGGAAGTTAAAGGTCTTGTCGGGCTTAGCCATATAGAAAACAAAATTAGTGGAATTGACAAAATTCTGGTCGATGGAACATGGCTTGTTCCTGATCTGAACAGACAGATTATACTTTCAAAAAAGATGGCTGACAGGCTTGGTGCATCTGCCGGAGATGAAGTTACCGTATGGGGCAGCAGTTTCATATTAACGGGAACTTTCGACAGCAAAAAGTTCACTGAGCATACGGATCTTGACGGTGAGCCAATGTCGCCTGTGGTCTTCCCTTCCGCTACGGCTCAAGAACTTAGCGAAGTTGAGGCTGATGCTATTGAATCGGGTGAAGATATCGACACATTCCAAGGTCGTTACACTCATATTCCTGGAGAAGTCTCCGCCATTATTCCATATGACACTCTGATGGCTATGGGCGGACATTTAAAAGCTGTTGCCATTGCACCGGCTAGGGGTGTTTTCTCGAAAGCATCTATTAATGGTCTGGTGGACCGTTACGGACTGCCTATTTTCAGTTGCGACTCAACGGGAACTTACATTTGTCAGGCCTCAGACAGTATGAATTATTCCGGTGTATCAAATATTCTCATCCCGCTCATAATCTCTGCACTAATCGTGCTGAATACTATGATTACGAGTGTTTACGAACGTAAAAAAGAAATTGCAGTTTACACCTCCATCGGGATGGCTCCAACCCATGTATCATTCTTATTTATTGCTGAGGCCGTGGCCTTTGCAGTCATCAGCGTGGTAGTCGGCTATCTCATTGCGCAAACGGCCTCGGGTCTGTTAGCTGGGACACCTCTGTGGGCTGGCATGACCGCCAACTATTCATCTATGGCTGGAGTTGCCGCAATGTTACTTGTCATCGCCGTAACACTCATTTCAGTGATCTACCCTTCAAGAGTAGCCGCAAATATTGCTATTCCTGACGTCAACAGGTCGTGGAAAATGCCGGACTCAGGATCTGATGATATCGAAGCAACTCTGCCCTTCCTGCTCAAACATAATGAGCAGAAGGATGCGGGTGGATTTTTGTTGGAATACCTTGAAGCTCATACTGAAGTTTCGCACGGACTATTTTCAACATCTGAAATTGAGGTAAACTTCAGCAACCGTCCTCTCCCTGAATCACTAAAGGAAGTATCAGAAGATTTCCCTGACCATATTGCATGTTTCCAGTTCGATGTACG from Maridesulfovibrio frigidus DSM 17176 encodes the following:
- a CDS encoding FtsX-like permease family protein translates to MSIFLINKTRPQLSPLKVLMTIAILCVLTLISAPQKAYSSSEPYKQTISELTALGDRSFGTEGEKKAADYIVKRFKELGDVKVGKHLFLAPTMVNSEAELTIGKSGKKISISPAKFNAISPPATSREGLTGPMIYVGKGRLSDFNGLPIQNAIVLMDIDSGKNWLNAASLGASALIYIDSGPTLKGFFEEKLELSPLDFPRYYMSASDSKSQLGLTPGDNYKVVAKQATVKSSAKWERIAAENIYCMIEGTDPKLSEDLVIIESFYDSSSYIMGNSPGADEALSIASLFEIGKKFAANPPKRSILLLATTGHGQSLRGMREFIKAISGKSISLKRIKAQLSKKKNNAAQILEGLEMDNPLATEMAVENPELFNLMYDSLKNQLKDEVDIISKELMKMRMDKNMNKAEIKIVDDKRKLLRRISWKSNYSTLPAEENEALRGLFPKLKAKVYAVKQDIKQQLEAARSARSLRRIVRSKEPVCTVSLHLSSRGEGVGAFGQGWFYDLRPRVNLSRTFSQINDILADAAPIVEKNIGTSGLFNDTLRPNRSRPWQTWLLDKPQFSSEIATMAGLLSFTFATVNDGRPYWGTPFDTLENVNWDGIEKQADLVEGLVRSISAATVPLTTKNPRKGFALVNGKARFVRQGELFADQAAPDTIFMSFQGNTRFYSLADMAGDFKVSGVASSKLVQAKLIIEGYKYNPDGRIIWAIDKKQTGKSAYRLKMRRLDMETKVVMFACTQTTLFDLLTPRTFRYMTKVEVLDGARDADPMHYWYSRIDTRSSTIASVFLEPNVPLKMTLSDSVLNRKMILIHSTPQDTGGNGYNLKEWPIIPATNHRAASDMWNLLKPRIANLEDHGIVNQRIRTLEKQGTEALARSNKAWKDRQYDDFMENSRTAWALASRVYLDVDQTQKDVLVGVLFYIALFIPFAYCIERVIFAFADIHKRILGFLGILMTVIGLIYMVHPAFQLTYSPMVVILAFFILGLSIMVSLIIFFRFEKEMILLQQRAHRTSTSEISKWKAFTSAFVIGVSNLRRRKIRTFLTCLTLTILTFTIMSFTAVKSLREHTYVLFSENQPYSGIFMKNLGWKDLPRETLGIVSNDFQENGIVAPRGWLELKDKTISASTPVSFEGKHEEVKGLVGLSHIENKISGIDKILVDGTWLVPDLNRQIILSKKMADRLGASAGDEVTVWGSSFILTGTFDSKKFTEHTDLDGEPMSPVVFPSATAQELSEVEADAIESGEDIDTFQGRYTHIPGEVSAIIPYDTLMAMGGHLKAVAIAPARGVFSKASINGLVDRYGLPIFSCDSTGTYICQASDSMNYSGVSNILIPLIISALIVLNTMITSVYERKKEIAVYTSIGMAPTHVSFLFIAEAVAFAVISVVVGYLIAQTASGLLAGTPLWAGMTANYSSMAGVAAMLLVIAVTLISVIYPSRVAANIAIPDVNRSWKMPDSGSDDIEATLPFLLKHNEQKDAGGFLLEYLEAHTEVSHGLFSTSEIEVNFSNRPLPESLKEVSEDFPDHIACFQFDVRVWLAPFDFGVKQMVRLEFRPSAEYPQFLEAALTISRESGEIGAWKRLNKSFINAIRKQFLVWRSLDPEKQKTFRDKIPELMAFGFTGLDLKKTLEDL